In one Aquipuribacter hungaricus genomic region, the following are encoded:
- a CDS encoding stage II sporulation protein M, producing MDVDAFVTAHSGEWARLEALLRRRRLGAEEADELVSLYQRVSTHLSVVRSSAPDPSLVARLSTLVNRARQAVAGSREPVWRDVARFFAVEFPAALYRAGRLTVAVAVAFLLIAGATGAWVAGDPQVQASLASDAQVRQLCEVDFEAYYSESPAASFAGQVWTNNAWIAAQSIAFGITGVFPVFVFVQNAIGVGSTGGLMASCGRLDLFFGLITPHGLLELTAVFVALAAGLRLFWAWIDPGPRPRLEALAQEGRAMVGIAAGLVVVLLVSGVVEAYVTPSPLPTWARITVGAVVWGLFVLYVVVPGGRAVRAGETGDVRRELRGDRDLVAG from the coding sequence GTGGACGTCGACGCCTTCGTGACGGCGCACTCGGGGGAGTGGGCCCGCCTGGAGGCGCTGCTGCGCCGTCGGCGGCTCGGGGCCGAGGAGGCCGACGAGCTGGTCTCGCTGTACCAGCGGGTCTCCACCCACCTGTCGGTGGTGAGGTCGTCCGCGCCGGACCCGTCGCTGGTCGCGCGGCTGTCGACCCTGGTCAACAGGGCGCGGCAGGCGGTCGCGGGCTCGCGGGAGCCGGTCTGGCGCGACGTCGCGCGGTTCTTCGCCGTGGAGTTCCCGGCCGCGCTGTACCGCGCCGGGCGGCTGACGGTCGCGGTCGCCGTGGCCTTCCTGCTCATCGCCGGGGCGACCGGCGCGTGGGTCGCGGGCGACCCGCAGGTGCAGGCGTCCCTGGCCTCCGACGCCCAGGTCCGCCAGCTCTGCGAGGTCGACTTCGAGGCGTACTACTCCGAGAGCCCCGCCGCCTCGTTCGCCGGGCAGGTGTGGACCAACAACGCCTGGATCGCCGCGCAGTCGATCGCCTTCGGCATCACGGGCGTGTTCCCGGTCTTCGTGTTCGTCCAGAACGCCATCGGCGTCGGGTCCACAGGCGGGCTCATGGCCTCGTGCGGGCGGCTCGACCTGTTCTTCGGGCTCATCACCCCCCACGGGCTGCTCGAGCTCACCGCCGTGTTCGTCGCGCTGGCGGCCGGGCTGCGGCTGTTCTGGGCCTGGATCGACCCGGGCCCCCGGCCCCGGCTGGAGGCGCTCGCCCAGGAGGGGCGGGCCATGGTCGGCATCGCCGCCGGCCTCGTTGTCGTGCTCCTGGTGTCCGGGGTCGTCGAGGCGTACGTCACGCCGTCGCCGCTGCCGACCTGGGCGCGGATCACCGTGGGCGCCGTCGTGTGGGGGCTGTTCGTCCTCTACGTCGTCGTGCCCGGCGGCCGGGCGGTGCGGGCGGGGGAGACGGGTGACGTCCGCCGCGAGCTGCGGGGCGACCGGGACCTCGTCGCCGGCTGA
- a CDS encoding DUF58 domain-containing protein, whose translation MTVTGRAVLLALAGVLPVALAPGWGTVLGWAGLVVLVVLLDVALAVPPRALRLEREPLGSVRQDETTQTSVVVANPTRRRLRAVVRDAWQPSAGATSTRQRLVVPAGERRRVTTVLVPTRRGDRLSPGLAVRSLGPLGVGARQRSLDLPGRLRVLPPFRSRRHLPSRLAQLREIDGRSAVQLRGQGTEFDSLREYVDGDDVRSIDWRATARRQTVVVRTWRPERDRRVLVVIDSGRTAAARIGDEPRLDAAMDAALLLAALASRAGDRVDLLLHDRRVVGRVEGASRSDLLQRMVDVMAPVEPALVEPDWSMVAAQVRARLSRRSLVVLLTPLEAGSVDSGLLPVLGQLSRRHTVVVASVSDPELEEMAGRRGDAVAVYDAAAAARARLDAETVTGWVARLGVEVVRGDPDSLPPALADRYLALKAAGRL comes from the coding sequence ATGACCGTCACCGGGCGGGCCGTGCTCCTCGCGCTGGCGGGGGTGCTGCCCGTCGCGCTGGCCCCCGGCTGGGGCACCGTGCTGGGCTGGGCCGGGCTCGTGGTGCTCGTCGTGCTCCTCGACGTGGCCCTCGCGGTGCCGCCCCGCGCCCTGCGGCTGGAGCGCGAGCCGCTGGGCTCGGTCCGCCAGGACGAGACGACCCAGACCTCGGTGGTCGTCGCCAACCCCACCCGCCGCCGCCTGCGCGCCGTGGTGCGGGACGCGTGGCAGCCCTCGGCGGGGGCCACGAGCACCCGCCAGCGGCTCGTCGTGCCCGCGGGCGAGCGGCGCCGGGTGACCACCGTCCTGGTGCCGACCCGGCGCGGCGACCGGCTCAGCCCCGGGCTCGCCGTCCGGAGCCTCGGCCCGCTGGGCGTCGGCGCCCGGCAGCGCAGCCTCGACCTGCCCGGCCGGCTCCGGGTGCTGCCGCCGTTCCGCTCCCGCCGCCACCTGCCCAGCCGGCTGGCGCAGCTGCGGGAGATCGACGGACGCTCGGCGGTGCAGCTGCGCGGCCAGGGCACGGAGTTCGACTCGCTGCGCGAGTACGTCGACGGCGACGACGTGCGCTCCATCGACTGGCGCGCCACCGCCCGCCGGCAGACGGTCGTCGTCCGGACCTGGCGCCCGGAGCGGGACCGCCGCGTGCTCGTCGTCATCGACTCCGGCCGCACCGCCGCCGCCCGCATCGGCGACGAGCCGCGCCTGGACGCGGCCATGGACGCCGCGCTCCTCCTGGCCGCGCTCGCGTCCCGGGCCGGGGACCGCGTCGACCTGCTCCTGCACGACCGCCGGGTCGTCGGGCGGGTCGAGGGGGCGTCGCGCTCGGACCTGCTCCAGCGCATGGTCGACGTGATGGCGCCCGTCGAGCCGGCGCTGGTCGAGCCGGACTGGTCGATGGTCGCCGCGCAGGTCCGCGCCCGGCTCTCCCGGCGCAGCCTCGTGGTCCTGCTCACCCCGCTGGAGGCCGGGAGCGTCGACTCGGGCCTGCTGCCGGTGCTCGGCCAGCTGTCCCGCCGGCACACCGTCGTGGTGGCGTCGGTGTCGGACCCCGAGCTGGAGGAGATGGCCGGGCGCCGCGGCGACGCGGTGGCCGTCTACGACGCCGCCGCCGCGGCCCGGGCGCGTCTGGACGCCGAGACGGTGACCGGCTGGGTGGCGCGCCTCGGCGTCGAGGTCGTCCGGGGCGACCCGGACTCCCTGCCCCCCGCGCTGGCGGACCGGTACCTCGCGCTCAAGGCGGCCGGGCGGCTCTGA
- a CDS encoding RDD family protein: MLVTGDAVVLELPPAGLGTRLLAVVIDVVVQVLLLAGLVWAFARGVQVLDDAALSAVVLVGVVLVLVVLPATVETLTHGRSLGKLALGLRVVRDDGGPVRSRQAVARALVGFGEIYLALGALSAPFVLATQRCKRLGDMLAGTYVVNERTALVSSPMVVMPPELLGWAAAADLGQLPGPLSLAARSYLARAESLTPQARAELGARLAADVASFVAPPPPPGTSRERFLAAVLAERRERDLRRIASEQEQLRRLRDMAEHAR, translated from the coding sequence ATGCTGGTGACCGGGGACGCCGTCGTCCTGGAGCTGCCGCCCGCGGGCCTGGGCACCCGGCTGCTGGCCGTCGTCATCGACGTCGTCGTCCAGGTCCTCCTGCTCGCCGGCCTGGTGTGGGCGTTCGCCCGGGGGGTGCAGGTGCTCGACGACGCGGCGCTGTCCGCCGTGGTGCTCGTGGGCGTGGTCCTCGTGCTCGTCGTGCTGCCCGCGACGGTGGAGACGCTGACCCACGGCCGCTCGCTCGGGAAGCTCGCCCTCGGCCTGCGCGTGGTCCGCGACGACGGCGGCCCGGTCCGCAGCCGCCAGGCGGTCGCCCGTGCGCTCGTCGGCTTCGGCGAGATCTACCTGGCGTTGGGGGCGCTGTCGGCGCCGTTCGTCCTGGCGACGCAGCGGTGCAAGCGGCTCGGCGACATGCTCGCGGGCACCTACGTGGTCAACGAGCGCACGGCCCTGGTGTCCTCGCCCATGGTCGTCATGCCGCCGGAGCTCCTCGGCTGGGCCGCCGCGGCGGACCTCGGTCAGCTCCCGGGACCGCTGTCGCTGGCGGCGCGCTCGTACCTGGCCCGGGCCGAGAGCCTCACCCCGCAGGCCCGCGCGGAGCTCGGCGCCCGGCTGGCCGCCGACGTGGCGAGCTTCGTCGCGCCCCCGCCGCCGCCCGGCACCTCGCGCGAGCGCTTCCTCGCCGCGGTGCTCGCCGAGCGCCGGGAGCGGGACCTGCGCCGCATCGCCTCCGAGCAGGAGCAGCTGCGGCGGCTGCGGGACATGGCCGAGCACGCCCGCTGA